The following coding sequences are from one Pristiophorus japonicus isolate sPriJap1 unplaced genomic scaffold, sPriJap1.hap1 HAP1_SCAFFOLD_278, whole genome shotgun sequence window:
- the LOC139247639 gene encoding zinc finger protein 239-like: MEKPWKCGDCGKIFRSPSELEIHRRNHTGERPFTCSECGKGFTGSYQLVGHRRVHTGERPFTCSECGKGFTRSSHLLTHQRVHTGERPFTCSECGKGFTFSSHLLIHRRVHTGERPFTCSECGKGFTTSTNRLTHQRLHSGERPFACSECGKGFNQSHNLVNHQQVHTGERPFSCSECGKGFTRSSDLLTHQRVHTGERPFTCSECGKGFTLSSTLLTHQRVHTGERPFTCSECGKGFTGSYTLLTHQRVHK; encoded by the coding sequence atggagaaaccgtggaaatgtggtgactgtgggaagatattcagatcaccgtctgagctggaaattcatcgacgcaatcacactggggagaggccgttcacctgctccgaatgtgggaagggattcactgggtcataccAACTTGTAGgtcaccggcgagttcacaccggggagagaccgttcacctgctctgagtgtgggaagggattcactcgatcatcccacctgctgacacaccagcgagttcacactggggagaggccattcacctgctctgagtgcggaAAGGGATTCACtttttcatcccacctgctgatacaccggcgagttcacaccggggagaggccgttcacgtgctcagagtgtgggaagggattcactacatcaaccAACCGATTGACGCACCAGCGActtcactctggggagaggccgtttgcctgctctgagtgtgggaagggattcaatcagtcaCACAACCTTGTAaatcaccagcaagttcacactggggagaggccgttcagctgctctgagtgtgggaagggattcactcgatcatccgacctgctgacacaccagcgagttcacactggggagaggccattcacctgctcagagtgtgggaagggattcactctgtcatccaccctgctgacacaccagcgagttcacactggggagaggccattcacctgctcagagtgtgggaagggattcactgggtcatacaccctgctgacacaccagcgagttcacaagtga